A region from the Amycolatopsis camponoti genome encodes:
- a CDS encoding histidine kinase → MDAVSGFPLAQVVPWGVAVLLGIVVIILLVKQRKPASVVEDAMLQAVHRMSKAAPNLRSGLDEDAADKITTQLLQMLDCVAVGITDSEGTLLSWDGEANEHYVDLVDAIGAAIRKHRREVVAHDRMPCNHRGTCRMKTAVIVPLLVEGETEAALIVVGRTRGRLVQMADAVAQFVCTQFELSRLDESKQQLQQAEIKALRAQISPHFVYNALNTISALIRTDPEEARELLQDFADFTRYSFRSSGMFTSLAEELRNIDRYLTIENARFGGRLEVRMKIAPEVLSVVVPFLIIQPLVENAVKHGLASKPSGGCVTVIAQDHGTEALISVEDDGIGMDPRRLKDVKNAHSTGAHVGLGNISQRMQQVFGNDYAVMVETAPGAGMKVTLRVPKFVPGVRPNMPDYSSENDAAPADVPSQGGPAQLNGAEVNGVNGTRSGILPMG, encoded by the coding sequence ATGGACGCCGTGTCCGGGTTTCCGCTTGCGCAGGTCGTCCCCTGGGGGGTCGCGGTCCTGCTCGGCATCGTGGTGATCATCCTGCTCGTGAAGCAGCGCAAGCCGGCGAGCGTGGTGGAGGACGCCATGCTGCAGGCGGTCCACCGGATGTCGAAGGCCGCGCCGAACCTCCGTTCCGGCCTGGACGAGGACGCCGCCGACAAGATCACCACCCAGCTGCTGCAGATGCTCGACTGCGTCGCCGTCGGCATCACCGACAGCGAGGGCACGCTGCTGTCCTGGGACGGCGAGGCGAACGAGCACTACGTCGACCTCGTCGACGCGATCGGCGCGGCCATCCGCAAGCACCGCCGCGAGGTCGTCGCGCACGACCGGATGCCCTGCAACCACCGTGGCACCTGCCGGATGAAGACCGCCGTCATCGTGCCGTTGCTGGTCGAGGGCGAGACCGAGGCGGCGCTGATCGTCGTCGGCCGCACCCGCGGGCGGCTGGTGCAGATGGCCGACGCCGTCGCCCAGTTCGTCTGCACGCAGTTCGAGCTGTCCCGGCTCGACGAGTCGAAGCAGCAGCTCCAGCAGGCGGAGATCAAGGCGCTGCGCGCGCAGATCTCGCCGCACTTCGTCTACAACGCGCTCAACACGATCTCCGCGCTGATCCGCACGGACCCCGAAGAGGCGCGAGAGCTGCTTCAGGACTTCGCCGACTTCACGCGCTACTCGTTCCGCTCGTCGGGCATGTTCACGTCGCTCGCCGAGGAGCTGCGCAACATCGACCGCTACCTGACCATCGAGAACGCCCGCTTCGGCGGCCGGCTCGAGGTGCGGATGAAGATCGCGCCCGAGGTGCTCAGCGTCGTCGTGCCGTTCCTGATCATCCAGCCGCTCGTCGAGAACGCGGTCAAGCACGGCCTGGCCAGCAAGCCCAGCGGCGGCTGCGTCACGGTGATCGCGCAGGACCACGGCACCGAGGCGCTGATCAGCGTCGAGGACGACGGCATCGGCATGGACCCGCGGCGGCTGAAGGACGTCAAGAACGCGCACAGCACCGGCGCGCACGTCGGGCTCGGCAACATCAGCCAGCGCATGCAGCAGGTCTTCGGCAACGACTACGCGGTGATGGTCGAGACCGCGCCCGGGGCCGGCATGAAGGTGACGCTGCGGGTGCCGAAGTTCGTCCCCGGTGTCCGCCCGAACATGCCGGACTACAGCTCCGAAAACGACGCCGCGCCGGCCGACGTGCCATCGCAGGGCGGCCCGGCCCAGCTCAACGGTGCCGAGGTGAACGGCGTCAACGGCACGCGCTCCGGCATCCTCCCCATGGGCTGA
- a CDS encoding immunity 7 family protein, producing MFEYHGWVTIQATASGDDDAALLERLVDRVHRAIRDAGDFDLVDLRWSAGMPMLHFAGFDKHGGRLAPELLELFTRAGELAPGSYGLLHVWDDQDPEHDNEFRVYRMARGQVTEREDPHLTPVAPTVLDVYEL from the coding sequence GTGTTCGAATATCACGGCTGGGTGACCATCCAGGCGACCGCGAGCGGCGATGACGACGCGGCGCTCCTGGAGCGCCTGGTCGACCGCGTGCATCGCGCGATCCGCGACGCGGGCGACTTCGACCTGGTCGACCTCCGCTGGAGCGCGGGCATGCCGATGCTCCACTTCGCGGGCTTCGACAAGCACGGCGGCCGCCTGGCGCCGGAGCTCCTCGAGCTGTTCACCAGGGCGGGCGAGCTGGCCCCGGGCTCGTACGGGCTGCTGCACGTCTGGGACGACCAGGACCCCGAGCACGACAACGAGTTCCGCGTGTACCGCATGGCCCGCGGCCAGGTGACGGAACGCGAAGACCCCCACCTGACCCCGGTGGCCCCGACGGTCCTGGACGTCTACGAGCTGTAG
- a CDS encoding Fpg/Nei family DNA glycosylase, whose translation MPELPEVEALAHHLRENAVGRTIFRIDVASLSVLKTATPPWTDLHGREITGATRHGKHLDVVAGDLHLVVHLARAGWLRWSDGLAAAPLKPGKGPISLRVHLESATGPGFDLTEAGTKKGLAVWVVKDPQEIASVARLGPDALSLDAVQLRELFAGKNTRLKWALTDQSLIAGIGNAYSDEIMHRAKLSPYATIGKLDDGALETLAEAIVEIEADAVKRSVGQKAARLKGEKRSGLHVHARTGLPCPVCGDTIREISFADKSFQYCPTCQTNGKPLADRRMSRLLK comes from the coding sequence ATGCCCGAACTGCCCGAGGTCGAAGCCCTGGCGCACCACCTGCGCGAGAACGCCGTCGGCCGGACGATCTTCCGCATCGATGTCGCATCGCTCAGCGTCCTGAAGACGGCGACCCCGCCGTGGACCGACCTGCACGGCCGCGAGATCACCGGCGCGACCCGGCACGGCAAGCACCTCGACGTCGTCGCGGGTGATCTGCACCTGGTCGTCCACCTGGCTCGCGCGGGCTGGCTGCGCTGGTCCGACGGCCTGGCCGCGGCGCCGCTCAAGCCGGGCAAGGGCCCGATTTCGCTGCGGGTGCACCTCGAGTCCGCGACCGGGCCCGGCTTCGACCTCACCGAGGCGGGCACGAAGAAGGGGCTCGCGGTGTGGGTCGTGAAGGACCCGCAGGAGATCGCGAGCGTCGCGCGCCTCGGTCCGGACGCCCTCTCGCTGGACGCCGTGCAGCTGCGTGAGCTGTTCGCCGGGAAGAACACCCGGCTGAAGTGGGCGCTGACCGACCAGTCGCTGATCGCCGGCATCGGCAACGCGTACTCCGACGAGATCATGCACCGCGCGAAGCTCTCCCCGTACGCGACGATCGGCAAGCTCGACGACGGCGCGCTGGAGACCCTGGCCGAGGCGATCGTCGAGATCGAGGCGGACGCGGTCAAGCGCTCGGTCGGCCAGAAGGCAGCGCGCCTGAAGGGCGAGAAGCGCTCGGGCCTGCACGTCCACGCGCGCACCGGCCTCCCGTGCCCGGTCTGCGGCGACACGATCCGCGAGATCTCGTTCGCCGACAAGTCGTTCCAGTACTGCCCGACCTGCCAGACGAACGGCAAGCCACTGGCCGACCGCCGGATGTCGCGGCTGCTCAAATAG
- a CDS encoding S49 family peptidase — protein sequence MSVTDKLASRIPVLADRVERKDVVAVVKLHGVITPSPSPLARGAINLATVETALTRAFGHERLKAVALLINSPGGAPTQSGLVAERIRQLADEKGVPVLAFCEDVAASGGYWLACAADEIYAHRTSMVGSIGVISGGFGFTGLLERFGIERRLHTAGANKSRLDPFSPEKPEDVEWLKKMHSQLHELFVSWVRERRGDRLTDTDDLFTGDVWLGAKAQELGLIDGVGSLRQIITERYPDADISVAEPKKALLARLGIGAPAAASAVLDAVTQKAAWSRFGL from the coding sequence ATGAGCGTTACGGACAAGCTGGCTTCGCGGATCCCGGTGCTCGCCGACCGCGTGGAGCGCAAGGACGTCGTGGCCGTGGTGAAGCTGCACGGCGTGATCACGCCGTCGCCGTCCCCACTGGCCAGGGGCGCGATCAACCTCGCCACCGTCGAGACGGCGTTGACCAGGGCGTTCGGTCACGAGCGGCTGAAGGCGGTCGCCCTGCTGATCAACTCGCCGGGCGGCGCGCCGACGCAGTCCGGGCTGGTCGCGGAGCGGATCCGGCAGCTGGCGGACGAAAAGGGTGTCCCGGTGCTGGCGTTCTGCGAGGACGTCGCCGCGTCGGGCGGGTACTGGCTGGCCTGCGCGGCGGACGAGATCTACGCGCACCGGACGTCGATGGTCGGCTCGATCGGCGTGATCAGCGGCGGTTTCGGGTTCACCGGCCTGCTCGAACGCTTCGGCATCGAGCGCCGGCTGCACACGGCGGGCGCGAACAAGTCCCGGCTCGACCCGTTCTCGCCGGAGAAGCCCGAAGACGTCGAGTGGCTGAAGAAGATGCACAGCCAGCTCCACGAGCTGTTCGTGAGCTGGGTGAGGGAGCGCCGCGGCGACCGGCTGACCGACACCGACGACCTGTTCACCGGCGACGTCTGGCTCGGCGCCAAGGCGCAGGAGCTCGGCCTGATCGACGGCGTGGGCAGCCTCCGCCAGATCATCACCGAGCGCTACCCGGACGCCGACATCTCGGTGGCGGAGCCGAAGAAGGCCCTGCTCGCGCGCCTCGGCATCGGCGCACCGGCCGCGGCGTCGGCGGTCCTGGACGCGGTGACGCAGAAGGCGGCGTGGTCCCGCTTCGGCCTCTGA
- a CDS encoding YiaA/YiaB family inner membrane protein has product MTKSGTTSPTTTAFYIQAAISFGLALSAVIGGIAYLPVDGWIRGFLALGALYLVTSTFTLAKCVRDRQEETSVVSRVDQARLDKLLAEHDPFKTHTV; this is encoded by the coding sequence ATGACCAAATCCGGAACCACGTCCCCCACCACGACGGCTTTCTACATCCAGGCGGCGATCTCGTTCGGCCTGGCGCTGTCAGCGGTCATCGGCGGGATCGCGTACCTGCCGGTCGACGGCTGGATCCGCGGTTTCCTCGCCCTCGGCGCGCTCTACCTGGTCACCTCCACGTTCACGCTCGCCAAGTGCGTGCGCGACAGACAGGAGGAGACCTCGGTGGTCTCCCGCGTCGACCAGGCCCGGCTGGACAAGCTCCTCGCCGAGCACGACCCGTTCAAGACCCACACGGTGTAA
- a CDS encoding sigma-70 family RNA polymerase sigma factor — MTELGTVPPPAASESDEQALLQRLRNGEDAAFGELFELHAAAVRRLAQSLASDRSEAEDITAETFFRVLQALRRGSGPRDYVRAYLLTVARRVSWEWHGARRDVPVSDDELTFRAGAGADTHARTAEHTLITTAFTSLPERWRTVLWQTEVEGEQPAMVATHFGLSANATAALARRARQGLRAAYLQAHLSVNRGPDSCRAVVEKLGGFTAGSVTGAEAERIKAHLHGCPSCRATQDELRDVCSSLRAHAGVLVLLVPAAGAAASGGGVLTGLGATLKGVLVGSKVKVGLALASTAAVGAVGVAAGPVLFGTTPVQDVGLTGGAPELVVVPPTESHQQPPPQPRQDPRIGIGVLNGRGTGVAIPARQRTGSRQLGVNEVPSIPAGDVPAGGVGTGADPGTNGETPREDLSSSTFSAPDHPETSPRLDSTTTEMTKSSDETVPESANAPELSPENTTTTTTVPVKPEPTAGEPSSTEPSTTVTPTSGKPWPSRASGVTGSGESADSTSATSPAP, encoded by the coding sequence ATGACCGAGCTGGGCACGGTGCCGCCACCAGCGGCCTCGGAATCCGACGAGCAGGCACTGCTGCAACGACTTCGAAACGGCGAAGACGCCGCGTTCGGAGAGCTGTTCGAGCTGCACGCCGCCGCCGTCCGGAGACTGGCGCAGAGCCTGGCTTCCGACCGGTCCGAGGCCGAAGACATCACCGCGGAGACGTTCTTCCGCGTCCTGCAGGCCCTCCGCCGTGGCTCCGGCCCCAGGGACTACGTCCGCGCCTACCTCCTGACCGTCGCCCGCCGGGTCTCGTGGGAGTGGCACGGTGCCCGCCGCGACGTCCCCGTGTCGGACGACGAGCTGACCTTCCGCGCCGGGGCGGGTGCCGACACGCACGCCCGCACGGCCGAGCACACCCTGATCACGACGGCGTTCACCAGCCTGCCCGAGCGCTGGCGGACCGTGCTGTGGCAGACCGAGGTCGAGGGCGAGCAGCCCGCCATGGTCGCCACCCACTTCGGGCTGAGCGCGAACGCCACCGCGGCGCTGGCCCGGCGGGCCCGCCAAGGCCTGCGCGCGGCGTACCTGCAGGCACACCTTTCGGTGAACCGCGGGCCGGACTCGTGCCGCGCGGTCGTCGAGAAGCTCGGCGGGTTCACCGCGGGCAGCGTCACCGGCGCCGAAGCCGAGCGGATCAAGGCGCACCTGCACGGCTGCCCGTCGTGCCGCGCGACCCAGGACGAGCTGCGCGACGTCTGCTCGTCGCTGCGTGCGCACGCCGGCGTGCTGGTGCTGCTGGTGCCGGCGGCGGGTGCCGCGGCTAGCGGCGGCGGCGTGCTGACCGGGCTCGGCGCGACGCTCAAGGGCGTGCTGGTCGGGTCGAAGGTCAAGGTCGGGCTCGCGCTGGCGTCGACCGCGGCCGTGGGTGCCGTCGGCGTCGCCGCAGGTCCCGTCCTGTTCGGGACGACGCCGGTGCAGGACGTCGGGCTGACCGGCGGCGCGCCCGAGCTCGTGGTGGTGCCGCCGACCGAGTCGCACCAGCAGCCGCCCCCGCAGCCACGGCAGGACCCGCGGATCGGCATCGGCGTGCTCAACGGCCGCGGCACCGGGGTCGCCATCCCGGCTCGGCAGCGCACCGGCAGCCGTCAGCTGGGCGTGAACGAGGTGCCGTCGATACCGGCGGGCGACGTCCCGGCCGGAGGCGTCGGCACCGGGGCGGACCCGGGCACGAACGGCGAGACCCCGCGCGAGGACCTGTCGTCCTCGACCTTCAGCGCGCCCGACCACCCGGAGACCTCGCCGCGGCTGGACTCGACCACCACCGAGATGACGAAGTCCAGCGACGAGACGGTGCCGGAGAGCGCCAACGCGCCCGAGCTGTCGCCGGAGAACACGACGACGACCACGACGGTGCCGGTCAAGCCGGAGCCGACCGCCGGCGAGCCGTCGTCCACCGAGCCGTCGACCACGGTGACGCCGACGTCGGGGAAGCCGTGGCCGAGCCGGGCGTCCGGCGTCACTGGTTCGGGCGAATCGGCGGATTCGACGTCCGCCACCTCGCCGGCTCCCTGA
- a CDS encoding DUF2716 domain-containing protein, which yields MNAAWEAVSRVADEPAWYWVYDKLGFLPSTYAHAWPGFREPSPSRTWDLSPGDLDRASAEFRLGPYAVEEHQVSAIALAAFREVCGPDDWMWALHWQHQSYRVRPHLMTPGARWPVPVFPRADYHLFLSSDFSFGTLGHPWERTLCVFGEKLVPAFERHGEGALANVLRRDGKPSALAR from the coding sequence GTGAATGCTGCCTGGGAAGCCGTCTCCCGCGTCGCCGACGAGCCCGCCTGGTACTGGGTGTACGACAAGCTGGGGTTCTTGCCGAGCACCTACGCGCACGCGTGGCCGGGCTTCCGCGAGCCGTCGCCGTCGCGGACCTGGGACCTCTCGCCCGGCGACCTGGACCGCGCCTCGGCCGAGTTCCGCCTCGGCCCGTACGCGGTCGAGGAGCACCAGGTCTCGGCGATCGCGCTGGCGGCGTTCCGCGAGGTCTGCGGTCCCGACGACTGGATGTGGGCGCTGCACTGGCAGCACCAGTCCTACCGCGTCCGCCCGCACCTGATGACCCCGGGCGCGCGCTGGCCGGTGCCGGTGTTCCCGCGGGCGGACTACCACCTGTTCCTGTCTTCGGACTTTTCCTTCGGCACGCTCGGCCACCCTTGGGAGCGCACGCTTTGCGTGTTCGGCGAGAAGCTGGTGCCGGCGTTCGAGCGGCACGGCGAAGGGGCGCTCGCGAACGTCCTGCGCCGCGACGGGAAGCCGTCCGCGCTGGCCCGCTGA
- a CDS encoding alpha/beta fold hydrolase, translating to MRVLFVHGAFVRDGAWWWRPTADVLARHGLRSSAAVLPSCEGEPRGDLHDDAAAVRALLDASDEPALLVGHSYGGMVITQAGNHPAVHRLVYVTSFLPDVGEALADFGGAEPPPRHVSHGDGTASVREELVRPLFAQDFDDAEYAGAAARLTPQNESVFGQPTTAAAWREIPSTYLVCADDRATLPEQQRDQARRATDVAELPVAHHPFVTRPELVAEVLRTTA from the coding sequence ATGCGAGTCCTCTTCGTCCACGGTGCGTTCGTCCGGGACGGCGCCTGGTGGTGGCGGCCGACGGCGGACGTACTCGCCCGGCACGGTCTGCGCAGCTCAGCGGCGGTGCTGCCGAGCTGCGAGGGCGAGCCGCGCGGCGATCTCCACGACGACGCCGCGGCCGTCCGCGCCCTGCTCGACGCCTCCGACGAGCCCGCTCTGCTCGTCGGGCATTCGTACGGCGGGATGGTGATCACACAGGCCGGGAACCACCCCGCGGTCCACCGGCTCGTCTACGTGACGTCGTTCCTGCCGGACGTCGGCGAGGCCCTCGCGGACTTCGGCGGCGCCGAGCCGCCGCCCCGGCACGTCAGCCACGGCGACGGCACCGCGAGCGTCCGGGAGGAGCTGGTGCGGCCGCTGTTCGCCCAGGACTTCGACGACGCCGAATACGCCGGCGCCGCGGCGCGGCTCACGCCCCAGAACGAGTCGGTGTTCGGTCAGCCGACGACGGCCGCCGCGTGGCGCGAGATCCCGTCGACCTACCTCGTCTGCGCCGACGATCGCGCGACGCTGCCGGAGCAGCAACGAGACCAAGCCCGGCGCGCGACCGACGTCGCGGAGCTGCCCGTGGCGCACCACCCGTTCGTCACGCGGCCGGAGCTGGTGGCCGAAGTGCTCCGGACGACGGCATAA
- a CDS encoding DUF983 domain-containing protein, with protein sequence MNRLVRGEDGRDWVVRAQMEWRAPATADDFEHDVAGSYGPGIAMIVVTALLAVILVVWTPNEVNIPAWVLLALLLIVLFFPLRWILRRPWTVVAETEGDMTGDRPSERWVGTIRGMFTVQGEVKKISKTIQRHSLPDFDGPLHPVE encoded by the coding sequence ATGAACCGGCTGGTACGCGGCGAAGACGGCCGCGACTGGGTGGTCCGTGCCCAGATGGAATGGCGCGCTCCGGCGACGGCCGACGACTTCGAGCACGACGTCGCCGGCAGCTACGGTCCCGGCATCGCGATGATCGTGGTCACCGCGCTGCTGGCCGTGATCCTCGTCGTGTGGACGCCGAACGAGGTCAACATCCCCGCGTGGGTGCTGCTGGCGCTGCTGCTCATAGTGCTTTTCTTCCCGCTGCGCTGGATCCTGCGCCGGCCGTGGACGGTCGTCGCGGAGACCGAAGGCGACATGACCGGCGACCGGCCGTCCGAGCGCTGGGTCGGCACCATCCGCGGCATGTTCACCGTGCAGGGTGAGGTCAAGAAGATCTCCAAGACGATCCAGCGCCACTCGCTGCCGGACTTCGACGGGCCACTGCACCCGGTCGAGTAG
- a CDS encoding glycosyltransferase, with protein MGKGTNGERLIEWTGERCVPWTDDLQVIYEHYHRYAFAARFVAGKRVLDLASGEGYGSALMAKAGAEVVGLELDPVTVEHARKNYPGVRFETGSITDPAALDGERFDVITCFEAIEHVDEQDRLMELVRNRLTPSGIFLCSTPDVEVYSHDHGNENPYHVHELTGPAFRSLLSESFEHIVVLRQNVAVGSLIHDNGAGTGAEVLTVRPDDADGWVVEPGAPHTYFIAVASAGPVEVPSTSAMLDPKLTLVARAAAEAGRLRAELARTEAERERAAAAETRLTAELADAAATGRQAAAERDEALGQAERAREDRRRAAEELNLLKRKSGYDTERLAWLAGNNTGLADTIGRLAAENEKLRAETSALAQRLIGKYRGSIEKFAPRGTRRRDLYETALGRQAGAAPATPPVPGPVAVTTSDQPIVSVVIPVYGNWGYTRTCLDSIQRHLPATPFEVIVVDDASRDDSADRVAGCAGVRLVRAPKNLGFVGACNLGAENARGDFIFFLNNDTEVRPGWLDELVAVVESRPDVGLVGSKLVYPDGRLQECGGIIWADGTGWNYGRLQSPDAPWFQALRDVDYCSGAAILVRRELFERIGGFDKRFAPAYYEDTDLAFAVRANGYRTMVQPASVVVHHEGITNGTDVSSGVKRHQELNRGVFVDKWSVQLRDHFPEASPRAVWAGRQRTKDGHRGGTVLVADHQVPMPDKDSGSVRMFRILELLVGLGHRVVFMPLNNALPEPYADALYRAGVTVVTGLGEQQEFLRDAGADLRLAVLSRPHVAWQLLEQVREHAPDCVIAYDTVDLHFVRLNRQADLAAQLGETREELTLRRRAEVLRESELGLTRATDVTFTVSDVERALLRELVPSARVEVLSNVHHADAVPAVPDGRSGVLFVGSFDHLPNRDAARWLATEIMPLVRRRRPDAVAQIVGSNPPQEMFDLAGEGVVIRGWVPDLDSAYRETRVVVAPLRFGAGVKGKLGESLGYGVPAVVTPLAAEGMHLTHGRDVLVGSTAEEIAEEIVTLIEDDKLWQRLSEEGKTVVDRLFGADVARGTLAGLLDQA; from the coding sequence ATGGGCAAGGGGACGAACGGCGAGCGGCTGATCGAGTGGACCGGCGAGCGGTGCGTGCCGTGGACCGACGATCTCCAGGTGATCTACGAGCACTACCACCGCTACGCGTTCGCGGCCCGCTTCGTCGCCGGCAAGCGGGTGCTCGACCTGGCCAGCGGCGAGGGCTACGGCAGCGCGCTGATGGCGAAGGCGGGCGCCGAGGTCGTCGGCCTCGAGCTGGACCCGGTCACCGTCGAACACGCCAGGAAGAACTACCCGGGCGTCCGCTTCGAGACCGGCTCGATCACCGACCCCGCGGCCCTCGACGGCGAACGCTTCGACGTCATCACCTGCTTCGAAGCGATCGAGCACGTCGACGAGCAGGACCGGCTCATGGAACTGGTCCGCAACCGGCTCACGCCGTCCGGGATCTTCCTGTGCAGCACGCCGGACGTCGAGGTCTACTCCCACGACCACGGCAACGAGAACCCGTACCACGTGCACGAGCTGACCGGCCCGGCGTTCCGCTCGCTGCTTTCGGAGAGCTTCGAGCACATCGTCGTGCTGCGCCAGAACGTCGCGGTCGGTTCGCTGATCCACGACAACGGCGCGGGCACCGGCGCCGAAGTGCTCACTGTGCGGCCGGACGACGCGGACGGCTGGGTGGTCGAGCCGGGGGCGCCGCACACCTACTTCATCGCCGTCGCGTCGGCCGGGCCGGTCGAGGTCCCCTCGACGTCCGCGATGCTCGACCCGAAGCTGACGCTCGTCGCGCGCGCCGCGGCCGAAGCCGGTCGCCTCCGCGCCGAACTGGCCCGTACCGAAGCCGAGCGCGAGCGGGCCGCGGCCGCCGAGACCCGCCTGACCGCCGAACTGGCCGACGCCGCGGCCACCGGACGGCAGGCCGCCGCCGAGCGCGACGAGGCGCTCGGCCAGGCCGAGCGCGCCCGCGAAGACCGGCGCCGCGCGGCCGAAGAGCTGAACCTCCTCAAGCGCAAGTCCGGCTACGACACCGAGCGCCTCGCGTGGCTGGCGGGCAACAACACCGGGCTCGCCGACACGATCGGCCGGCTCGCCGCCGAGAACGAGAAGCTCCGCGCGGAGACGTCGGCGCTCGCGCAGCGGCTGATCGGCAAGTACCGCGGGTCGATCGAGAAGTTCGCCCCGCGCGGCACGCGCCGGCGTGACCTCTACGAAACGGCGCTCGGACGTCAGGCGGGCGCGGCTCCGGCCACGCCGCCGGTGCCGGGGCCGGTCGCGGTCACCACCAGCGACCAGCCGATCGTCAGCGTCGTCATCCCGGTCTACGGCAACTGGGGGTACACCCGGACCTGCCTCGACTCGATCCAGCGGCACCTGCCCGCGACGCCGTTCGAGGTGATCGTCGTCGACGACGCCTCCCGCGACGACTCGGCCGACCGGGTCGCCGGCTGCGCCGGGGTCCGGCTGGTGCGCGCGCCGAAGAACCTCGGGTTCGTCGGCGCCTGCAACCTCGGCGCCGAAAACGCGCGCGGCGACTTCATCTTCTTCCTCAACAACGACACCGAAGTCCGGCCGGGCTGGCTCGACGAGCTGGTCGCCGTGGTCGAGTCCCGGCCCGACGTCGGGCTCGTCGGCTCGAAGCTGGTGTACCCGGACGGCCGCCTCCAGGAGTGCGGCGGCATCATCTGGGCCGACGGCACCGGCTGGAACTACGGCAGGCTGCAGTCGCCCGACGCCCCGTGGTTCCAGGCCCTGCGCGACGTCGACTACTGCTCGGGCGCGGCCATCCTGGTCCGCCGCGAGCTGTTCGAGCGCATCGGCGGCTTCGACAAGCGCTTCGCGCCCGCGTACTACGAGGACACCGACCTCGCCTTCGCCGTCCGTGCGAACGGGTACCGCACGATGGTCCAGCCCGCGTCGGTCGTCGTGCACCACGAAGGCATCACCAACGGCACGGACGTCTCCTCCGGAGTGAAGCGCCACCAGGAGCTCAACCGCGGCGTCTTCGTCGACAAGTGGAGCGTCCAGCTGCGCGACCACTTCCCCGAGGCGAGCCCGCGCGCGGTCTGGGCCGGGCGGCAGCGCACCAAGGACGGCCACCGCGGCGGCACCGTGCTCGTCGCCGACCACCAGGTGCCGATGCCGGACAAGGATTCCGGCTCGGTGCGGATGTTCCGCATCCTCGAGCTGCTCGTCGGCCTCGGCCACCGGGTCGTGTTCATGCCGCTCAACAACGCACTCCCCGAGCCGTACGCGGACGCGTTGTACCGCGCGGGCGTCACGGTGGTGACCGGGCTCGGCGAGCAGCAGGAGTTCCTGCGCGACGCCGGCGCCGACCTCCGGCTGGCGGTGCTGTCGCGGCCCCACGTCGCGTGGCAGCTGCTGGAGCAGGTCCGCGAGCACGCCCCGGACTGCGTCATCGCCTACGACACCGTCGACCTCCACTTCGTCCGGCTCAACCGGCAGGCCGACCTGGCCGCGCAGCTCGGCGAAACCCGGGAGGAGCTGACGCTGCGGCGGCGGGCCGAAGTGCTGCGCGAGTCCGAGCTCGGCCTCACCCGCGCCACCGACGTCACGTTCACCGTGTCCGATGTGGAGCGTGCGCTGCTGCGGGAGCTGGTGCCCTCGGCGCGCGTCGAGGTGCTGTCCAACGTGCACCACGCCGACGCCGTGCCCGCCGTTCCGGACGGCCGCTCGGGCGTGCTCTTCGTCGGCAGCTTCGACCACCTGCCCAACCGGGACGCGGCGCGCTGGCTGGCCACCGAGATCATGCCGCTCGTGCGGCGACGGCGGCCGGACGCGGTGGCGCAGATCGTCGGCAGCAACCCGCCGCAGGAGATGTTCGACCTCGCCGGCGAAGGCGTCGTCATCCGCGGCTGGGTCCCGGACCTCGACAGCGCTTACCGGGAGACCCGGGTCGTCGTCGCACCGCTGCGCTTCGGCGCCGGGGTGAAGGGGAAACTGGGGGAGAGCCTCGGTTACGGCGTGCCGGCGGTCGTCACTCCGCTGGCCGCGGAAGGCATGCACCTGACCCACGGCCGCGACGTCCTCGTCGGCAGCACGGCCGAGGAGATCGCCGAGGAGATCGTCACCCTGATCGAGGACGACAAGCTGTGGCAACGGCTGTCCGAAGAGGGGAAGACCGTGGTGGACCGCCTCTTCGGCGCCGACGTCGCCCGCGGCACGCTGGCGGGGCTCCTCGACCAGGCTTGA